A genomic region of Salinibacterium sp. NK8237 contains the following coding sequences:
- the rimK gene encoding 30S ribosomal protein S6--L-glutamate ligase → MKLAILSRAPQAYSTVRLRAAAEQRGHTVKVLNTLRFAIDLTGEEPDLQYRGKLLSDYDAILPRIGNSITYFGTAVVRQFEQMDVYTPNTSSGITNSRDKLRATQILSRHDIAMPATTFVHNRADVEMAIERVGGAPVVIKLLEGTQGIGVILAPDTQVAKAIIETLHSTKQNVLIQSFISESKGRDIRALVVGDRVVAAMRRIAVGDEFRSNVHRGGNVEAVELTPEYHRAAVKAAQIMGLRVAGVDMLEGKDGPLVMEVNSSPGLEGIERATGLDVAGAIIDYIANQVAFPEIDVRQRLSVSTGYGVAEIVVGSDADFVGKQLGESGLGEKDITVLTLHRGSNVVPNPRRSTVLESNDRLLCFGKLEEMRAMIPARRRRRAKVRKLPPQPVAED, encoded by the coding sequence ATGAAACTCGCTATCCTCTCCCGTGCGCCGCAGGCGTATTCCACTGTGCGACTTCGGGCGGCCGCTGAGCAGCGTGGGCATACGGTGAAGGTTCTCAACACTTTGCGCTTCGCAATCGACCTCACGGGCGAGGAACCCGATCTGCAATATCGCGGCAAATTGCTCTCGGACTATGACGCCATCCTGCCCCGCATCGGCAACTCCATCACCTACTTCGGCACCGCTGTCGTTCGCCAGTTTGAGCAGATGGATGTCTACACACCCAACACCTCGAGCGGAATCACGAACTCGCGCGACAAACTCCGGGCCACCCAGATTCTTTCTCGCCACGACATCGCAATGCCGGCGACCACCTTTGTGCACAACCGGGCGGATGTCGAGATGGCCATTGAGCGCGTCGGCGGTGCGCCCGTCGTCATCAAGCTGCTCGAGGGCACGCAGGGCATTGGCGTGATCCTGGCTCCGGACACTCAGGTTGCCAAGGCGATCATCGAGACCCTGCATTCGACGAAACAGAACGTGCTGATTCAGAGCTTCATCTCTGAGAGCAAGGGCCGCGACATCCGCGCCCTCGTTGTCGGTGATCGAGTAGTCGCGGCGATGCGTCGCATTGCGGTGGGTGACGAGTTCCGGTCGAACGTGCACCGCGGCGGCAACGTCGAAGCCGTTGAGCTCACCCCCGAATACCACCGGGCCGCCGTCAAAGCCGCGCAAATCATGGGATTGCGGGTTGCTGGCGTTGACATGCTTGAGGGCAAAGACGGCCCGCTCGTGATGGAGGTCAATTCGTCGCCCGGGCTCGAAGGCATTGAACGCGCAACTGGGTTGGATGTCGCGGGCGCGATCATTGACTACATCGCCAACCAGGTGGCGTTCCCTGAGATCGATGTTCGCCAGCGTCTCAGCGTGTCAACCGGGTATGGCGTCGCTGAAATCGTTGTGGGCAGCGACGCGGATTTTGTGGGCAAGCAGCTCGGCGAATCGGGTCTCGGTGAGAAAGACATCACGGTGCTCACCCTGCACCGCGGTTCTAACGTCGTGCCGAACCCTCGCCGCAGCACCGTTCTCGAATCAAACGACCGCTTGCTATGTTTCGGCAAGCTTGAAGAAATGCGCGCAATGATCCCGGCACGTCGCCGCCGTCGCGCGAAGGTGCGCAAGCTTCCGCCTCAGCCGGTCGCCGAAGACTAG
- a CDS encoding metal-sensitive transcriptional regulator: MDSSTSESVSVADPDAQKKIANRLRRAQGQLGALIATVETGAGCRDVVHQLAAVSKALDRAGFLVISEAMKECLINPDAEGSPQSDEIEKLFLSLA, encoded by the coding sequence ATGGATTCCTCCACATCCGAATCAGTGTCGGTAGCCGATCCCGACGCGCAAAAGAAGATCGCGAATCGTCTGCGTCGCGCTCAGGGACAACTGGGCGCACTGATCGCGACAGTCGAAACGGGAGCCGGATGCCGCGACGTCGTGCACCAGCTGGCTGCAGTCTCGAAAGCTCTCGACCGCGCAGGGTTCCTCGTGATCTCCGAAGCGATGAAGGAATGCCTCATTAACCCGGATGCCGAAGGCTCGCCTCAGTCAGACGAGATCGAGAAGCTCTTTCTTTCGCTCGCGTAG
- a CDS encoding sulfite exporter TauE/SafE family protein, which translates to MEPNLIIALALAVLVGVSLGMLGGGGSILTVPILTYVAGFEPQQAISASLFIVGVTSAVSVFHHARAGRVRWRTGLIFGVAGMAGAFAGGIVGGYIPGTILMVLFAAMMVATATAMIRGRKKVPAGSVHEPAKLPVLRIVRDGFFVGIAAGLVGAGGGFLIVPALTLLGGLPVAVAVGTSLLIIAMQSSAGLVAHLFTVDLPWPTILAFTGIAVAGSFVGAALAGRIPETALRKGFGIFVLAIGAFVLVQEIPQLLPLVTGA; encoded by the coding sequence ATGGAGCCAAATCTGATCATCGCGCTGGCCCTTGCCGTGCTCGTGGGAGTTTCTCTCGGGATGCTCGGCGGGGGCGGCTCGATCCTCACCGTGCCGATCCTCACCTACGTTGCTGGCTTTGAGCCACAGCAAGCGATTTCGGCTTCACTATTTATTGTGGGCGTCACGAGCGCCGTCAGCGTTTTCCATCATGCCCGAGCAGGGCGCGTTCGCTGGCGAACCGGATTGATTTTCGGTGTCGCGGGAATGGCTGGCGCTTTCGCCGGAGGTATTGTCGGCGGCTACATCCCCGGCACAATCCTGATGGTGCTCTTCGCCGCCATGATGGTCGCCACCGCAACTGCCATGATCCGCGGGCGCAAGAAGGTGCCGGCGGGATCAGTTCACGAGCCAGCAAAGCTTCCCGTCCTCCGCATTGTTCGGGACGGCTTCTTCGTCGGAATTGCCGCCGGGCTCGTGGGCGCTGGGGGCGGCTTCCTCATTGTTCCCGCGCTCACGCTTCTCGGCGGGCTTCCGGTGGCGGTCGCCGTGGGCACCTCGCTACTGATTATTGCGATGCAGTCGTCGGCAGGGCTTGTCGCCCACCTCTTTACCGTTGACCTTCCGTGGCCAACCATCCTCGCATTCACCGGGATCGCCGTTGCGGGCTCGTTTGTGGGCGCCGCTCTCGCTGGTCGAATTCCCGAAACCGCCCTGCGCAAGGGATTCGGAATCTTCGTTCTCGCTATCGGCGCCTTCGTGCTTGTGCAAGAAATCCCGCAATTGCTACCCCTCGTGACAGGAGCGTGA
- a CDS encoding DUF4395 domain-containing protein: MPTTTPATTTSTPAHAPTVGSLVEGYDIPVVNERAVRVAAGILFLAGAVSITLAVIQHSAVPLRPFGVFFMMDMLVRVTIGDRWSPTLALGRLLVRRHQPNWVGARQKEFAWWLGYGLALLSCAGMGVLGAPLEATLLLCGLCLTMLFLEAAFGICVGCSLQRLLTKTPPQYCPGDSCRVSE; this comes from the coding sequence TTGCCCACGACCACACCAGCAACGACAACGTCGACCCCGGCACACGCTCCCACCGTGGGTTCCCTCGTCGAGGGCTATGACATTCCGGTGGTGAACGAGCGCGCTGTGCGCGTCGCTGCAGGCATTCTCTTTCTTGCCGGAGCGGTCTCGATCACTCTTGCTGTCATCCAACATTCAGCCGTTCCGCTTCGCCCGTTCGGCGTCTTTTTTATGATGGATATGCTCGTGCGTGTCACGATCGGTGATCGTTGGTCGCCGACACTGGCTCTAGGCCGTCTGCTCGTTCGACGACACCAGCCCAATTGGGTCGGAGCCCGCCAGAAGGAATTCGCCTGGTGGCTTGGCTACGGCCTCGCCCTACTCTCGTGCGCCGGAATGGGCGTGCTTGGTGCGCCGCTCGAAGCCACACTGCTGTTGTGCGGACTGTGCCTCACCATGCTTTTCTTAGAAGCCGCCTTCGGCATCTGCGTTGGATGCTCGCTTCAGCGCTTGCTCACAAAAACCCCACCCCAATACTGCCCAGGCGACTCATGCCGGGTTTCCGAATAA
- a CDS encoding rhodanese-like domain-containing protein, protein MFRPLAALAGSLVVLASIAGCSTGDGSPEIELTADTILIDVRTPAEYEAGHLEGATLLDLNGGEFAAALPTLDPNAEYAVYCKSGNRSGQAVALMEEAGFENVIDLGSIGEAEASTQIEVVQ, encoded by the coding sequence ATGTTCCGTCCCCTCGCCGCTCTCGCTGGTTCTCTCGTCGTGCTCGCATCGATCGCTGGATGCTCGACCGGCGACGGCTCTCCGGAGATCGAGCTCACCGCCGACACCATTCTCATTGATGTTCGCACCCCCGCAGAATACGAGGCTGGGCACCTTGAGGGCGCCACACTGCTCGACCTCAACGGTGGCGAGTTTGCTGCGGCTCTTCCCACACTCGACCCCAACGCTGAGTATGCCGTCTACTGCAAGTCGGGCAACCGTTCCGGCCAGGCCGTCGCACTGATGGAAGAAGCTGGCTTCGAGAACGTTATCGACCTCGGCTCCATCGGTGAGGCAGAAGCCTCAACCCAGATCGAGGTTGTGCAGTAA
- a CDS encoding rhodanese-like domain-containing protein, which translates to MLLERIYDTDLAQASYFIGCQAKGEAIVVDPRRDLDVYLEIAAKNGMTITAITETHIHADYLSGTRELAARTGAEILVSDEGGPDWTYGSAFDGAVRMKDGHIITLGNITLKAVHTPGHTPEHLSFLVTDGAQADAPGFMLSGDFVFVGDLGRPDLLDEAAGGVDTRFGGAKDIFASLRDRFLTLPDYVQVLPAHGAGSACGKALGAIPTTTVGYERAFAWWSHYVENNDEQGFIDELLNGQPDAHAYFGRMKVQNRQGPNVMGTVTPLREYTTEEVATALDADSAILIDTRNNSEVHRGTVPRSLNVPGPEKAASYGAWVYNPDTETRPVILLADDLEHAQELRDHLVRVGIDTVSGFVTTLDGLNLVVPELVDPATLDDVERVLLLDVRNKTEFAEGHIPGAEQLSGGRVMWSLDQLPREGTIVTYCQSGVRNSVAASALRRAGYDVAELDGSYLGWLATAGAVPAV; encoded by the coding sequence ATGCTTCTCGAACGCATCTATGACACCGACCTCGCTCAGGCTAGCTACTTCATCGGTTGCCAAGCCAAAGGCGAAGCGATCGTTGTTGACCCCCGCCGCGACCTCGACGTTTATCTCGAGATCGCCGCCAAGAACGGGATGACCATCACGGCCATCACCGAAACCCACATTCACGCCGACTACCTTTCCGGCACCCGCGAGCTTGCCGCTCGCACCGGTGCGGAGATTCTGGTGTCTGACGAAGGTGGCCCCGACTGGACCTACGGGAGCGCCTTCGACGGTGCTGTACGCATGAAAGACGGCCACATCATTACCCTCGGCAACATCACGCTGAAGGCTGTGCACACTCCTGGGCACACGCCTGAACACCTTTCCTTTTTGGTCACCGATGGCGCACAAGCTGACGCTCCCGGTTTCATGCTCAGCGGAGACTTTGTCTTCGTCGGAGATCTCGGTCGCCCCGACCTTCTCGATGAAGCTGCCGGCGGCGTTGATACCCGTTTCGGCGGAGCGAAAGACATTTTCGCCAGCCTGCGCGACCGCTTCCTCACCCTTCCCGACTATGTGCAGGTTTTGCCTGCCCACGGGGCCGGTAGCGCCTGCGGCAAAGCTCTCGGCGCAATTCCGACAACCACTGTCGGGTACGAACGCGCGTTCGCGTGGTGGAGCCACTATGTGGAGAACAACGACGAGCAAGGCTTCATCGACGAGCTACTCAACGGTCAACCGGATGCTCACGCCTACTTTGGCCGCATGAAGGTGCAGAACCGACAGGGCCCGAATGTCATGGGCACCGTTACCCCGCTGCGCGAGTACACGACCGAGGAAGTCGCGACAGCGCTCGACGCCGACAGCGCCATCCTCATTGACACTCGCAACAACAGCGAAGTTCACCGTGGCACTGTGCCGCGATCCCTCAACGTCCCTGGGCCCGAGAAAGCAGCAAGCTACGGCGCTTGGGTCTACAACCCCGATACTGAAACACGGCCCGTCATCCTGCTCGCTGACGACCTTGAACATGCACAAGAGCTGCGCGATCACCTCGTGCGCGTGGGCATCGACACCGTGTCAGGCTTCGTGACGACCCTCGATGGGCTCAATCTTGTTGTGCCCGAGCTTGTCGATCCAGCCACGCTCGATGACGTTGAGCGCGTGCTTCTGCTCGACGTACGCAACAAAACCGAGTTCGCCGAGGGACACATTCCCGGGGCCGAGCAACTGAGTGGCGGCCGTGTGATGTGGTCGCTCGACCAACTCCCCCGCGAAGGAACCATCGTGACGTATTGCCAAAGCGGAGTGCGCAACAGCGTGGCCGCGAGTGCTCTGCGTCGCGCAGGCTACGACGTTGCCGAACTCGATGGCTCGTACCTTGGTTGGCTCGCAACTGCCGGTGCCGTTCCCGCGGTCTAA
- a CDS encoding AAA family ATPase, translated as MIIWLNGPFGAGKTTTVLELQKALPAAVVFDPEEIGFMLRHALGGALPDGDFQELGPWRRLTIAAIKEVSDYFESDVIVPQSVLVERYWDELRSGLAAAGLDCRSVTLHTAKEELERRITNDEFTTGAREWRLNHIDSYETATPWLRATTVVIDTTDITPEHVAAKVVQAVTP; from the coding sequence ATGATCATTTGGCTCAATGGACCCTTTGGCGCTGGCAAGACAACGACCGTCCTCGAATTGCAAAAGGCGCTCCCGGCTGCAGTCGTCTTTGATCCCGAGGAAATTGGTTTCATGCTGCGGCACGCTCTCGGCGGCGCTCTTCCCGACGGCGACTTTCAAGAACTTGGTCCCTGGCGACGCTTGACTATTGCGGCGATCAAAGAGGTATCGGATTATTTCGAGAGCGATGTGATTGTTCCGCAGTCAGTGTTGGTCGAACGGTACTGGGATGAACTGCGGTCCGGACTCGCCGCTGCAGGCCTCGACTGCCGTTCGGTTACATTGCACACGGCGAAAGAGGAGCTCGAACGACGCATCACTAACGACGAGTTCACAACGGGCGCTAGAGAATGGAGACTGAACCACATCGACTCGTACGAGACGGCGACTCCATGGCTTCGCGCCACAACCGTAGTCATCGACACCACGGATATTACTCCTGAGCATGTCGCTGCGAAGGTCGTGCAGGCCGTCACCCCCTAA
- a CDS encoding ABC transporter permease, whose product MNATTADRRSPRFAHSVALVAEREITTRLRSKSFLITTGILLLLVLGGVIAGGIMSKSVSTTPVAVVSSVSSELSNIPGLEITVVDNRTEAEALVTEGTVDAAVVPSEEGSTIPVTVIAASDAPSSLMQGLSVSPKLILLDPSDTSYLLSYLAAFGFGIIFFASGMTFGPMIAQSVVEEKQTRIVEILMSAVPVSALMAGKVIGNSLLAFAQIIAIAVLAIVGLSVTGQAELLALLGAPLLWFVGFFIIGFILLAALFAAVGAMVSRQEDLGTTMTPVTMLIMLPYFAIIFLHDNPVALTIMSYVPFSAPVGMPMRLFLGTAEWWEPLISLAILVITAGLAILLGSRIYNNSLLKVGSRVSWAQAIKG is encoded by the coding sequence ATGAACGCCACTACTGCTGACCGCCGCTCCCCCCGCTTTGCGCACTCGGTTGCGCTTGTGGCCGAACGAGAAATCACCACACGACTGCGCTCTAAAAGTTTTCTCATCACCACCGGCATCCTGCTCCTTCTCGTTCTTGGCGGAGTGATTGCCGGCGGAATCATGTCGAAGAGCGTCTCAACCACACCGGTGGCCGTTGTCAGTTCGGTGTCGTCCGAACTCTCGAACATCCCCGGACTCGAGATTACGGTCGTGGACAACCGCACTGAAGCTGAAGCCCTCGTCACCGAGGGAACCGTGGATGCTGCGGTCGTGCCGTCGGAGGAAGGCTCCACGATTCCCGTTACCGTCATAGCCGCAAGCGATGCGCCGTCGTCGCTCATGCAGGGGCTCAGTGTGAGCCCGAAGCTGATCCTCCTCGACCCGAGCGACACGAGCTACCTTCTGAGCTATCTCGCTGCGTTCGGCTTCGGCATCATCTTCTTCGCTTCGGGCATGACGTTTGGCCCGATGATCGCGCAGAGCGTTGTGGAAGAAAAGCAGACGCGCATCGTGGAGATTCTGATGTCGGCAGTGCCCGTTTCGGCGCTCATGGCCGGCAAAGTCATCGGCAACTCGCTTCTGGCCTTTGCTCAAATCATCGCGATCGCGGTGCTGGCGATCGTCGGCCTTTCGGTCACCGGCCAGGCTGAGCTGCTGGCACTTTTGGGCGCACCGCTGCTGTGGTTCGTCGGGTTCTTCATCATCGGCTTTATTCTGCTCGCGGCTCTGTTCGCCGCTGTTGGTGCCATGGTGTCCCGTCAAGAAGATCTGGGAACAACGATGACGCCCGTGACGATGCTCATTATGTTGCCGTACTTCGCAATCATCTTCCTGCACGACAACCCCGTCGCTCTGACGATCATGTCGTACGTGCCGTTCTCGGCACCGGTGGGGATGCCGATGCGCCTCTTCCTCGGAACCGCCGAATGGTGGGAGCCACTGATTTCCCTCGCGATACTCGTCATCACGGCCGGGCTCGCCATTCTTCTGGGCTCGCGCATCTACAACAACTCACTGCTGAAGGTGGGAAGCCGGGTGAGCTGGGCTCAGGCAATCAAGGGCTAA
- a CDS encoding M23 family metallopeptidase: MRHVIAGIYRARVVIMYVSVMTIFVGTVGAQMIPITPVKAVFTLLPLAGIVGMLLVLAVLVPGLKLVPSREPITVLAPVTGRWSALNSPATRVPSHGVRAYGQTYAVDLVFDPKKRARPAFDTGIALRYPNEYPAFGEPVRAMIDGVVVHASDSQRDHRARSSVLGYIYMLMEGTIREIGGPHLIIGNHITIRGEDGVYALIAHVKQHSALVEVGDAVVAGQTIGACGNSGNSSEPHVHAQLMDRASAWTGHGLPMVFADIIVGDENESGDAMPADNEHIIAR, translated from the coding sequence ATGAGGCACGTGATCGCGGGCATCTATCGTGCTCGCGTGGTGATCATGTACGTCTCGGTTATGACCATTTTTGTGGGAACCGTTGGCGCTCAAATGATTCCAATAACCCCGGTGAAAGCGGTGTTCACGCTGCTGCCGTTGGCAGGAATCGTGGGGATGCTGTTGGTGCTCGCTGTACTCGTTCCTGGCCTCAAGCTCGTACCCAGTCGCGAGCCGATAACTGTTTTGGCTCCCGTAACGGGGCGATGGTCCGCGCTGAATAGCCCCGCGACGCGGGTGCCCAGCCACGGCGTTCGAGCCTACGGTCAAACCTACGCAGTCGACCTCGTTTTCGATCCGAAGAAACGAGCCCGACCCGCCTTCGATACGGGAATAGCTCTGCGGTATCCGAATGAGTACCCGGCGTTCGGCGAGCCCGTTCGAGCAATGATCGACGGCGTCGTCGTGCACGCTAGTGACTCGCAGCGTGATCATCGCGCTCGGTCCTCGGTGCTCGGTTACATCTACATGCTGATGGAAGGCACGATTCGAGAGATCGGTGGCCCTCACCTCATCATCGGCAACCACATCACCATTCGCGGCGAGGATGGTGTGTACGCCCTTATTGCTCACGTGAAGCAGCACTCGGCGCTCGTCGAGGTCGGCGACGCTGTCGTGGCAGGCCAGACCATCGGCGCGTGTGGTAACTCGGGAAACTCCAGCGAACCGCACGTTCATGCTCAGTTGATGGATCGGGCCTCGGCGTGGACAGGCCACGGATTGCCGATGGTCTTCGCTGACATCATCGTTGGTGACGAGAACGAATCAGGCGACGCGATGCCGGCAGACAACGAGCACATCATCGCTCGTTAG
- a CDS encoding ABC transporter ATP-binding protein — protein MLQLDNITKSFGVRPALDGVTFAVRDGRMTGFVGGNGAGKTTTMRILLGVLNADAGEIHLDGKPLGTEQRRRFGYMPEERGLYPKMKVREQLVYLARLHGFTQAAAGRNADSLLEELGLGERRDSTLESLSLGNQQRAQIAASLVHEPEVLVLDEPFSGLDPLAVDTVVEALKQRAASGASVLFSSHQLEIVERLCDDLVIIADGSIRASGEREALRTLHSAPRYAIACSSDLGWLRGEPDITVVELDGGHATFDAVEPAAAQRVLRRALADGDVTSFSPQRASLAQIFREVI, from the coding sequence GTGCTCCAACTCGACAACATCACCAAGAGCTTCGGGGTGCGCCCTGCACTCGACGGGGTGACCTTTGCCGTGCGCGATGGGCGCATGACGGGTTTCGTTGGTGGCAACGGCGCGGGCAAAACGACGACCATGCGCATCCTGTTGGGCGTTCTCAATGCGGATGCCGGTGAGATTCACCTCGACGGCAAACCTCTGGGTACAGAACAACGGCGTCGTTTCGGCTACATGCCCGAAGAACGTGGGCTGTACCCGAAGATGAAGGTGCGGGAGCAGCTCGTCTATCTCGCTCGGCTCCATGGCTTCACGCAGGCCGCGGCTGGCCGCAACGCTGACAGCCTGCTTGAGGAACTCGGCCTCGGTGAGCGTCGCGATTCCACCCTCGAGAGCCTCTCGCTCGGAAATCAGCAGCGCGCGCAAATCGCAGCATCTCTCGTGCATGAGCCTGAAGTACTCGTGCTCGATGAGCCGTTCTCGGGGTTGGATCCCCTCGCCGTCGACACAGTCGTAGAGGCGCTCAAGCAGCGCGCGGCATCCGGCGCATCGGTGTTGTTCTCCTCGCACCAACTCGAAATCGTCGAGCGGCTCTGCGACGACCTAGTCATCATTGCGGATGGCAGCATCCGGGCATCCGGAGAACGCGAAGCTTTGCGCACCCTACACTCGGCACCGCGCTACGCCATCGCGTGCAGTAGCGACCTCGGCTGGCTTCGCGGCGAACCCGACATCACAGTGGTCGAGCTCGATGGCGGCCACGCCACTTTCGATGCTGTCGAGCCCGCCGCGGCGCAGCGCGTCTTACGACGGGCACTCGCCGACGGCGACGTCACGTCGTTTTCGCCTCAGCGCGCATCCCTCGCCCAAATCTTCCGAGAGGTCATCTAA
- a CDS encoding ASCH domain-containing protein — MGEIDDLPVSEFAFPGALRDTLVAAILEGEKTSTSSTLIEYEIEKEPLPVVGQRYALVDSDNKRVAVLEVSDVQQVRLVDVPWEHARDEGEGYKSVAQWRAGHEAYWHGDAMRSFLGDPTFTVTDETIVVLERFVVVSRVAAA; from the coding sequence GTGGGCGAGATCGACGATCTTCCCGTGAGTGAATTCGCGTTCCCGGGAGCGCTTCGCGACACCCTCGTGGCCGCGATTTTGGAGGGAGAGAAGACTTCGACGTCGTCCACACTCATCGAATACGAAATTGAGAAAGAACCGCTGCCGGTTGTCGGTCAGCGCTATGCCCTCGTCGACTCCGACAACAAACGAGTCGCGGTGCTTGAAGTGAGCGACGTTCAGCAGGTTCGACTGGTCGACGTGCCGTGGGAGCATGCGCGTGACGAAGGCGAAGGGTACAAATCGGTAGCGCAGTGGCGCGCGGGTCACGAAGCGTATTGGCACGGTGACGCTATGCGCTCATTTCTCGGCGATCCGACGTTTACCGTTACTGACGAGACCATCGTCGTGCTCGAGCGCTTTGTGGTCGTCTCTCGCGTGGCTGCAGCATGA
- a CDS encoding alpha/beta hydrolase, whose translation MAAHSGNRRMLRLRTTHVNTTPASSTHFSADNRFDRATAGFSRVVVPTALGDVVVHVDPNAAARSDTATVLLHGAAGSWTTWLPLIRAAHSANEPLQNVVAIDLPGWGESGSVRPGTSVEDMVDAVAHVTSTLGFAKWNVFGHSLGGHLALTLAARYPERTLSVTAISATGPGALAVLRHPIRRFTVLPLLAGMLGAMRLLSALGPAGRVVVHALHRMRLLAPLSAPLFENRRELDSSVFDSLAAEIRPRSFVQGAEAAARYDEREWSSIGCRVTLVRGERDAFVSATDDVWFAKALPHATQQALANVGHFAHIETVGVRTSTPRSRQLAA comes from the coding sequence GTGGCCGCACATTCAGGCAATCGCCGGATGCTGCGGCTCCGAACCACCCACGTGAACACAACACCCGCTTCCAGTACGCACTTCAGCGCCGACAACCGGTTTGATCGCGCCACTGCGGGGTTTTCCCGCGTCGTGGTGCCCACCGCCCTAGGAGACGTTGTTGTGCACGTGGATCCGAATGCTGCTGCGCGCTCAGATACCGCCACTGTGCTTCTCCACGGTGCCGCAGGTTCGTGGACCACATGGTTGCCCCTCATCCGCGCCGCTCACAGCGCGAACGAACCATTGCAGAATGTGGTTGCGATCGATCTTCCCGGCTGGGGTGAGAGCGGAAGTGTCCGCCCTGGTACCTCGGTCGAAGACATGGTGGATGCAGTGGCCCACGTCACGAGCACCCTCGGCTTTGCGAAGTGGAACGTCTTCGGTCACTCTCTGGGAGGGCACCTTGCGCTCACGCTGGCGGCTCGGTATCCGGAGCGCACGTTGAGCGTGACGGCCATCTCGGCGACCGGACCTGGGGCGCTGGCGGTGCTGCGGCATCCGATTCGGCGTTTCACCGTTCTGCCGCTGTTGGCAGGGATGCTCGGTGCCATGCGGTTACTTTCCGCGCTCGGTCCTGCCGGACGAGTGGTCGTGCATGCGTTGCACCGTATGAGACTCCTCGCACCGCTCAGTGCTCCTCTTTTTGAGAACCGACGTGAGCTCGACAGTTCAGTATTCGATTCACTCGCCGCCGAAATCCGTCCGCGCTCGTTCGTTCAGGGTGCTGAGGCTGCGGCCCGTTACGACGAGCGAGAGTGGTCGAGTATTGGGTGCCGCGTCACGCTGGTTCGTGGCGAACGAGACGCTTTTGTGAGCGCCACTGACGATGTCTGGTTTGCGAAAGCTCTCCCTCATGCCACCCAGCAGGCGCTGGCGAATGTCGGCCACTTTGCGCACATAGAAACTGTTGGGGTGCGAACGTCGACTCCTCGGTCACGACAACTGGCTGCATAG